The Lewinella sp. 4G2 nucleotide sequence CCCTCTCCCCTGGAGAGGGGCCGGGGGAGAGGGATTCCCACCAAAATAATACCCAGCCCCCACCGCCGCACTCCGCAACGCACTCTCCGCAAAATTCCCCCCTTGCTCCAAATAACAATGCTGCAAACCGGCCAACTCCGGGTCGGGTAGCACGGCGGGGTAGTCGATGGTGCCAGTGCCGAATTCAGTGTAGTCTCGCGAAACGGGGTGCATGTCTTTGAGGTGCCACATCACGAAGCGGCCGGGGTGGGCCTCCACGATGGCTTTGGGCGTCGTCACCCCGGCGTGCAGGACCCAGTACATATCCAATTGGAGCCGGACGAGCGCCGGGTCGGTTTCTCGCAGGACGAGGTCGTAGGCCACCACCCCACCGTAGTCGAAGAACTCGTACCCGTTATTGTGAAAAGCGAAACCGAGCCCAGCATCCCGCGCCCGTTCGCCGATGCGGTTGAACAGGTTCGGAAGACGGCGGATGGTCGCCGCGTTGCGTTGCGCCGGGGCAAGCGTGGGCCAGGTGATGTAGTCCAGCTCCAAATCCAGGGCGGCGGCGATCACCCGGTCGACGAATTGCCAGAAGCGAACTTCTGGCCCGTCCAGATACTCATGAAAGCTGAAGTGGCCACTGGTGGCGCGCAGCCCGCGATCGTGGAGGATGTCCCGAAAAGTGCGGCAGGGGTGACCGTAAATGTAGGAGCGGTCCGCGTCGAGGCCGTATACTTCGAAGTGTTGATAGCCCATTCTCTGAAGCGCGTCGAGGGTAGCGATGGGGTCACTGGCCATGTCATCCCGCACACCGTAGAGTTGGAGGCCCAGGGGGTATTTTTTGGGAAGCATGGATTGGTATTTTGATGAAAAACATCATGATTTGATATTCAAATATCAAATCATCATAATAATATGATATTTGAATATCAAATGGTTATGTTTTTGGCTATTCAGCGTTCTGCCCCCCCTAAACCGTAACCTCCCGAAACCGAATCCCCAAACCCTGCTCAATCGTCCGCACCTTGCTCATTTCGCCGGATATGATGAGGGCGATCGACTCCCCCTTCTTGCCGCCCCGGGCCGTTCGGCCACTACGGTGGGTGTAGTATTCGAGGTGCTCCGGTAGCTGGTGGTGGAGGACGAAGGAGAGATCGTTCACGTCAATCCCCCGGGCGGAAATATCCGTCGAGACGAGGA carries:
- a CDS encoding sugar phosphate isomerase/epimerase — translated: MLPKKYPLGLQLYGVRDDMASDPIATLDALQRMGYQHFEVYGLDADRSYIYGHPCRTFRDILHDRGLRATSGHFSFHEYLDGPEVRFWQFVDRVIAAALDLELDYITWPTLAPAQRNAATIRRLPNLFNRIGERARDAGLGFAFHNNGYEFFDYGGVVAYDLVLRETDPALVRLQLDMYWVLHAGVTTPKAIVEAHPGRFVMWHLKDMHPVSRDYTEFGTGTIDYPAVLPDPELAGLQHCYLEQGGNFAESALRSAAVGAGYYFGGNPSPPAPLQGRGVT